Sequence from the Gemmatimonadaceae bacterium genome:
CAAGACGCTGTCCGTGCGGCAGAAGGCCGCGCAGCTCATCTGGGTCTGGACACTCGGCGACTTCCCGGCCGTCGAGGGCGCTTCGTTCGCGGGTACCGAGAAGCTTGTCCGCGAGCTCGAACTCGGTGGGGTGATCGTGTCCGTGGGCGGGCCGACGGATATCGCGGTGAAGGTGAATGCCCTCCAGCGCGCCGCGCGTCTGCCCTTGCTGGTCAGTGCCGACCTCGAGACGGGGGCGGCGTTCCGGGCGCGCGGAGGTTGGTTCCTGCCGAATGCCATCGAGCTCGGTGGGGCCACGGCGTTCCCATACCAGATGGCACTCGGCGCGGCACGCGACACGATGCTCGCGTACGAGATGGGGCGCGTCACCGCGCAGGAAGGACGCGCGATGGGCATCCACATGGCGTTCGCGCCCGTGCTGGATGTCAACAACAATCCGAAGAACCCGGTCATCAGCGCACGTTCGGTGGGCGAAGATCCCACGCTGGTGGCCATGATGGGGCGCAATCTCGTGCGCGGCATTCAGCAGAACGGCATGCTCGCCACGGGCAAGCATTTCCCCGGTCACGGTGATACCGAACAGAACTCGCATCTCGAACTGTCGAAGGTGAACGTGTCGCGCGCGCGCCTCGACAGTGTGGAGCTCAAGCCGTTCCAGAGCGCCATCGATATCGGGCTGCGCGGCATGATGACCTTCCATGGCGACCTCCCCGCGCTCGACACGACGCACACCGCGGCGACGCTGAGTGCCAAGGTCATGACCGACCTGCTGCGCCGCGATATGCACTTCAATGGCCTGCTCGTGACCGACGCGCTCGACATGAACGGCGTCCTGGGCAGCATGACGATGCAGGAGGCCACGCTCAAGGCAATTGAGGCGGGCAACGATGTGCTGTTGATGCCATCCGACGCGCGGGTCTCCATTCAAGCCATGGTGGATGCCGTCGCCTCGGGGCGCCTCAAGGAGGCCCGGCTGGACGCATCGGTGAAGAAGCTGCTCATGGCCAAGCATGAATTCGGGCTCGACAAGGACCGCTTTGTGGACGTCGAGGCGTTGCGCACCACGGTCGGTACGGCGGCGAATGTCGCCAGCGCGAACCGCCTCTCGGAGCGGTCGATCACGCTGGTCCGTGACTC
This genomic interval carries:
- a CDS encoding glycoside hydrolase family 3 protein; the encoded protein is MTPFAALLVAGCAAAAPATSGTSAPSPVARSVVRARDAAADERWADSVLKTLSVRQKAAQLIWVWTLGDFPAVEGASFAGTEKLVRELELGGVIVSVGGPTDIAVKVNALQRAARLPLLVSADLETGAAFRARGGWFLPNAIELGGATAFPYQMALGAARDTMLAYEMGRVTAQEGRAMGIHMAFAPVLDVNNNPKNPVISARSVGEDPTLVAMMGRNLVRGIQQNGMLATGKHFPGHGDTEQNSHLELSKVNVSRARLDSVELKPFQSAIDIGLRGMMTFHGDLPALDTTHTAATLSAKVMTDLLRRDMHFNGLLVTDALDMNGVLGSMTMQEATLKAIEAGNDVLLMPSDARVSIQAMVDAVASGRLKEARLDASVKKLLMAKHEFGLDKDRFVDVEALRTTVGTAANVASANRLSERSITLVRDSLSLVPFKFGRDAKVVSITVSPRVDLGAGRAFDAELRSTYRNLLSLQLSPEIVAEVTAGAAAGGTGAYRASPDPALLPASVENALNLARGADVVIVSSYVGASSSTASMVPTKGLPELLDGLRASGTKVVLASFNNPYLQLGLPLTEAHLIAWSPWTPSQRAAARALLGKAPITGKLPITIPGVAKFGDGLSR